Below is a window of Pseudomonadota bacterium DNA.
GCTCAAAGATTGCATCGATCTATGGCACCAGCCAAATCTCGGAGCGCCATCGGCACCGCTATGAAGTCAATATCGACTACCGCCCGACCCTTGAGAATGCAGGCCTGACGATGGCCGGCTTGTCGCCCGATGGCGTGTTGCCGGAGACCATTGAATATGAGGATCATCCCTGGTTCATAGGGGTTCAATTCCATCCCGAACTCAAATCGCGTCCCTTCGAGCCGCATCCACTATTTGCGTCCTTCATCGAAGCGGCGATAGAACAGAGCCGGCTGGTGTAGCGGGATACCCAAGGCGCATTCATGACCCCAAAAAATGCACTCGACCACGTCGTTGTCGGCGTGCCTGATCTGGCGTCGGCGCGCTTGCGGCTCGAAGCGCTGGGATTTCAGGTTCAGCCTGATGCGCATCACCCGTTCGGCACCGGCAATTGCAACGTTTTTTTTGCCAACGATACCTATTTCGAACCGCTCGCCGTGACGGATCGGGATGCCGAGTTGGCTGCGCTCAAAGAGCCCAACGTCTTCATCAGTCGGTATGACGCGTTCCGGTTCCGCCATGGATACGGTCCCGTCATGGCGGCGTTTACGACGCATAGTGCCCGCGAGATGCAGGAGCGGTTCGAGGCGGATGGCATAAGCGCTGGAGACATCCTGTCCTTCACACGCAAACAAGCGATGCCCGAAGGTGGCGAGACGACCATTGGCGTTCATCTGGCGGTTTCGAGCTGGGATCGTGCGCCGGACATCACCTTGTTCGCCTGCGAGCACCTGACGCGCGAGATACTCTGGCGGCCAGAACGCACCGAACATCCCAACGGTGCCATCGGCATTGGCAGGCTTATCGCGGTCGAACCCAACCCCAGCGATTTCCAGTACATGTTTCAACGAGCAACCGGGGACCGCGATCTGCGCACAACGTCCGTTGGCATCGAGATGGACCTGCCGAACGCCTATGTTTCCGTGCTGTCACCAGACGCGTATGAGGCCATGACCGATCAGGCTGTTGCGCCCTGGGGCCGCGGGCCGCGCATCATGGCCTGTGAAATTGTGGTGGAAGATCTTGGGGCGATGCAGACCATTCTCGAAGGCAATTCGGTTAGCTACGCCGAGCGTGACGGATCGCTTATCATTCCGCCGCAAGACCCTTTCGGCTGTACGCTGATCGTCATGGAGGCGGACGCGTGACGCCAAACCCGCAAGTTGCCGCACGTGATGTGGTTTTTGATAACGCCGCGCCATTCGCCCTGATTGCCGGGCCTTGCCAGATGGAAAGTCGCCAGCATGCCTTCGATATGGCCGGTGCGCTGGTGGAGATATGCTCCGATCTCGGCATCGGCCTCGTTTACAAGACCAGTTTCGACAAGGCCAACCGCACGAGCCTTTCCGGCAAACGGGGCGTCGGCCTCGACAAGGCGCTGGGCGTCTTTGCGGATTTGCGCGGTGAACTCGGTGTTCCGCTTCTGACCGACGTTCATCTGCCTGAGCAGTGCAAGCCCGTTTCAGACGTGGTCGATATCTTGCAGATACCGGCATTCCTGTGCCGCCAGACAGACTTGCTTATTGCGGCTGCGGAAACCGGTGCCGTGATCAACGTAAAGAAGGGACAGTTCCTCGCGCCTTGGGACATGAAGAATGTTCTCGACAAGCTCACGGGGTCAGGCAACGCAAATGTCCTGCTTACCGAGCGAGGCGCGTCGTTTGGCTACAACGCGCTGGTGGTCGACATGCGCTCACTACCGACCATGGCGGCGATGGGCGCGCCGGTGATCTTCGATGCGACACACTCGGTTCAGCAGCCGGGCGGGCGGGGCGGCTCGACCGGCGGCCAGCGGGAGTTCGTGGAGCCCTTGGCGCGGGCGGCGCTCGCGACCGGTATTGCCGGGCTGTTCATCGAAACACACCAGTACCCTGAGAACGCTCCGTCCGATGGGCCCAACATGATTCCACTTTCTGATATGAGGGCGCTGTTGGCGCGGCTCAAGATGATCGACGCGGCAGCAAAAGCGCTGTGAGCGCTCGATCAAACTGGGCTGGTCGCTAGGCCTATTTCACGTTACCAGAGCCAAGCAAGGCTTCACCAACGCAGCCGCTTTTCCGGGGGGAACCATCCATGACAGCCATTGTCGACGTCCACGCGCGCCAAATCTTTGATAGCCGGGGCAATCCAACGGTCGAAGTCGATGTCGAACTTCAAGACGGTACCCTCGGCCGGGCTGCGGTCCCATCTGGTGCGTCAACGGGTGCGCATGAAGCGGTCGAACTGCGCGATGGCGGCGACGCCTACAAAGGCAAGGGCGTTATGGGAGCGGTCGACAACGTCAACGTCGAACTGTGTGAGGCGCTTCTGGGCTTTGATGCCGAAGACCAGATCGACATCGACAATACGATGATCGCGCTTGACGGGACGGACAACAAAGGACGCTTGGGGGCCAATGCTATCCTTGGGGTGTCACTCGCCAACGCAAAAGCGGCAGCAACAGCCTGCAATCTGCCGCTCTACCGCTATCTGGGCGGGCCTTCGGCGCGGGTGCTGCCTGTACCAATGATGAACATCATCAATGGCGGCGAGCACGCCGACAACCCGATCGACTTTCAAGAATTCATGATCATGCCGGTGGGGGCGGAGACCCTTGCCCATGCTGTGCGAATGGGCACGGAGATCTTCCATACCCTCAAAAAAGCGCTGTCAGACGCGGGTCAGAACACGAATGTTGGAGACGAGGGTGGCTTCGCGCCTGACCTCGACACAGCCGGGGCCTTGGATTTCGTGATGAAGGCGGTCGAGGCTGCCGGCTACCGTCCCGGCGACGACGTCATGCTGGCGCTTGATGTCGCGTCGACGGAATTCTACGCCGATGGGACCTACACGATGAAAGGTGAGGGCAAAACGCTGTCGTCCTCTGATATGGTCGACTTTCTCGCTGAGCTTGTTGGCAAATATCCAATTGTTTCAATTGAAGATGGAATGGCCGAAGACGATTGGGATGGCTGGGCGGCTTTGACCGCCAAAATCGGCGACAAGGTCCAGCTTGTGGGCGATGATTTGTTCGTCACCAACCCCAAGCGGCTCAAGACAGGCATTGACCAGAAATCAGCGAACTCAATCCTTGTGAAGGTTAACCAGATCGGTACGCTGACAGAAACGTTGACCGCCGTTGATATGGCCCACCGGGCATCCTTCACGGCGGTCATGAGCCACCGCTCTGGCGAAACCGAAGACGCGACGATCGCAGACCTTTCCGTTGCGACCAATTGCGGGCAGATCAAGACAGGATCGCTGGCGCGTTCGGACCGGCTCGCAAAGTACAACCAGCTCATCCGCATAGAGGAAGAGCTCGGCGACGCTGCCGTCTATCATGGTCGGAATGTGTTGAAACAGTAGCAAATGTCCAATCGTGCGCATGCGCTTACTGCCGTGGCTTTGGCTGTGCTTTGCTTTTCAGTCATCAGTATCGTTATGGGAGAGATGACGGTGTTTGTCGCTGTGGTTTCTGTTGCCGTCGGCTTCGGTTACTGGCTCACACGGGGCGCTTTACCCTTCTGAGAACCGTTCATCGCAAGGCCAAACCGGTGATGACCACGCCCGTCGATCGGCCATCTCGTACACTGGACCTGCACACTTAAATCGTTAACTCGGCAAAATTTGCCCATTAACCATTCCCCTTAGCAAGCGGCTAACGTCGCATGGTGATGGTGAGGGTGCTTCGGATTTTGTTTTGCGTACCGGGGCAGGAGCTTTTCGCCCGCAATGGTCATGCTAACCCGCCACAAACGTCGCTCGCGCCGAACGCTGTATCTGTTTCGCGTGTCGATGTTCGCTTTCGGCTTATACTTCGCGTATCACGCCTTCCACGGTGACCATGGTCTCTTTGCGTTTGCCGAGGTTGAGCAACGTGTCGTCGAGTTGGAAGGCGAGCTGGCTGAACTCACGGAACGTAAGCAGGCGTTGGAAGTTCGGGTTCGCGCCCTTCATGCCAGCGCGTTGGATGGTGACTTGCTTGATGAGCGAGCACGGAGCAACCTTGCGTTGATCGCTGACGGCGAGCGCATCATCCTGCCATAACAGGTGATCCCTCGGCCATGAACGTGGCCAAGCAGGCACGAATGTCGAGCAGGCGCGCAAAACCACCTCCCTGTGATGACCTAAACCCATTTTTGTGTGCGCTGCGGCATATAAGATGTGCGGCGCAGCAAAATTAATCACTATTCAGTTAAATTCGCTCAAGTTGCTGAAATTACGCATTTATACGGTCCCAAATGCGCCCTCCGTTGGGCTTTTCCTGC
It encodes the following:
- a CDS encoding VOC family protein; its protein translation is MTPKNALDHVVVGVPDLASARLRLEALGFQVQPDAHHPFGTGNCNVFFANDTYFEPLAVTDRDAELAALKEPNVFISRYDAFRFRHGYGPVMAAFTTHSAREMQERFEADGISAGDILSFTRKQAMPEGGETTIGVHLAVSSWDRAPDITLFACEHLTREILWRPERTEHPNGAIGIGRLIAVEPNPSDFQYMFQRATGDRDLRTTSVGIEMDLPNAYVSVLSPDAYEAMTDQAVAPWGRGPRIMACEIVVEDLGAMQTILEGNSVSYAERDGSLIIPPQDPFGCTLIVMEADA
- the kdsA gene encoding 3-deoxy-8-phosphooctulonate synthase; amino-acid sequence: MTPNPQVAARDVVFDNAAPFALIAGPCQMESRQHAFDMAGALVEICSDLGIGLVYKTSFDKANRTSLSGKRGVGLDKALGVFADLRGELGVPLLTDVHLPEQCKPVSDVVDILQIPAFLCRQTDLLIAAAETGAVINVKKGQFLAPWDMKNVLDKLTGSGNANVLLTERGASFGYNALVVDMRSLPTMAAMGAPVIFDATHSVQQPGGRGGSTGGQREFVEPLARAALATGIAGLFIETHQYPENAPSDGPNMIPLSDMRALLARLKMIDAAAKAL
- the eno gene encoding phosphopyruvate hydratase, whose translation is MTAIVDVHARQIFDSRGNPTVEVDVELQDGTLGRAAVPSGASTGAHEAVELRDGGDAYKGKGVMGAVDNVNVELCEALLGFDAEDQIDIDNTMIALDGTDNKGRLGANAILGVSLANAKAAATACNLPLYRYLGGPSARVLPVPMMNIINGGEHADNPIDFQEFMIMPVGAETLAHAVRMGTEIFHTLKKALSDAGQNTNVGDEGGFAPDLDTAGALDFVMKAVEAAGYRPGDDVMLALDVASTEFYADGTYTMKGEGKTLSSSDMVDFLAELVGKYPIVSIEDGMAEDDWDGWAALTAKIGDKVQLVGDDLFVTNPKRLKTGIDQKSANSILVKVNQIGTLTETLTAVDMAHRASFTAVMSHRSGETEDATIADLSVATNCGQIKTGSLARSDRLAKYNQLIRIEEELGDAAVYHGRNVLKQ
- a CDS encoding septum formation initiator family protein: MVMLTRHKRRSRRTLYLFRVSMFAFGLYFAYHAFHGDHGLFAFAEVEQRVVELEGELAELTERKQALEVRVRALHASALDGDLLDERARSNLALIADGERIILP